The DNA window ACGATGCCGCCATCATCGGCGTATTCGGCGCGCGCAACAGCACGCGATTGCCCGGAACGATGCCGAGATCCTCGGTCAGCACGCGCGCGATTTGATTAGCCTTGCGCAAGACGTCGTCGTAGGTCCAGCTCACCGTCGGGGAGACGATGCAGCGGCGCCCGCCGGCGCCGGCTCGCACGTGCCGGTCGATCAGACGCGTCGCACAATTGACGTAGTCGGGATAGTGAAGTTCGGGCAGATCGAAGCGAAATTCCGGCCACAACTCTCGGGGCGGCAAGCGATCCCGCGCGAACGTGTCGACGTGAGCGGTCGGCATGACGTTCTACTCCTCCAAGACCGAACGGGCGATGACGATGTGCTGCACTTCGCTCGCGCCCTCGTAAATGCGCAGCGCCCGCACGTCGCGATAGAGCGCTTCGACGATCTCGCCGCGCGTCACTCCGCGCCCTCCGAAGAGTTGAACGGCCGCATCGCAGACGCGCCCGGCGGCCTCGGTTGCAAAAAGCTTTGCCATCGCGGCTTCGCGCGTCACGCGCGCCGCGCCGGTATCTTTGGTCCACGCCGCGCGATAGACGAGCAGCGCGCTCGCGTCGATATCGAGCGCCATCGCCGCGAGTTTTGCCTGCGTGAGTTGCAGCGCCGCGAGCGGCGCGCCGAACAGGGTGCGGCTCTTGGCATGCGTGCGGCTCTCATCGAATGCGCGTCGAGCGAAGCCGAGGGCGGCCGCGCCGACCGTCGCGCGAAAGACGTCGAGCGTGGCCATCGCGATTTTGAAGCCCTCACCCTCCGCGCCGATTCGATTGCCCGCGGGGATCCGGCACTCGGCGAAGCGGATCGTGCCGAGCGGATGCGGCGCGATCGTATCGATGGTTTCGGTCACCGCGAATCCCGCGGATTCTTTCTCGACGACGAACGCGCTCAGCCCCTTGGCGCCGGCATCGCCGGTGCGCGCGAACACCACGTAGAAATCGGCTATCCCGGCGTTACTGATCCAGGTCTTTTCGCCGTCAAGAACGTACGATTGCCCGTCGCGACGCGCGCGCGTCTGCATGGCGGCAACGTCCGAGCCCGCGTCGCGCTCCGAGATCGCAAACGCCGCGATCGCGCGGCCCGCCCCGACGGCGGGCAGATAGCGAGCCTGCAACTCCTGCGAACCTGCGAGCTGTATCGCTCCGCTTCCCAGGCCCTGCATCGCAAACGCGAACTCCGCGATGCCGTCGCGATAGGCCAGCGTTTCGCGCGCGATGCAGATCGAGCGCACGTCGAGCCGGTCGCAAGCTCCCCCGTACGCCGCTGGAACCACCCACCGTAGCCATCCGGCCGCGCCCAGCGCCCGTACCCAGCCCACGCACTCCGCCGATGGGTCGCGCGTCTGCGGGTAGCTCTGCGCCGCCGCCCACGCTCCGAGATCGCGCGCCAGTTCGCGGTGCGTTTCGCTAAAGAAGGGCCAATCCAGAAAACTGCGGTCCGGCATCAATCGCCCTGAAAGACCGGGCGCTGGCCCGCGATGAAGGCCTCGTACGCGCGCCGGAAATCCTTGGTCTCCATACAGATGGCCTGCGCGCGCGCTTCGGCATCGATCGCGGCATCCAGCGGCATATCCCATTCTTCGTGCAGCATCTTTTTCGTCATCGCGTGCGCGAACGTCGGCCCGTTTGCGAGCGCGTGTGCGAGCGATTTCGCTTCGGCGAGCACGCTCTCAGGTCCGTACACCCCATTGTAAAATCCCCACGCGAGCGCCTCGCCGCCATCCATGCTGCGGCCCGTGTAGAGCAGTTCGGCCGCCCGGCCGAGCCCAACGATGCGTGGAAGCATGGCGCTGGCTCCCATGTCGCAGCCCGAGAGGCCGACGCGGGTAAAGAGAAACGCGACCCGGCTCTGCTTGGTGCCGTAACGAATATCCGATGCCATTGCGAGGATCGCGCCCGCCCCCACGCAGACGCCGTCGATCGCGGCCACGATCGGTTGCGGGCAGCCGCGCATCGCTTTGACCAAATCGCCGGTCATCTGCGTAAACTCGCGCAGATGTTCCGGAGAACGTTCGGTCAGCGGCCCGATGATCTCGCGGACGTCTCCGCCCGAACAAAAATTACCGCCCGCGCCGCTCAAAACGATCGCTTTGATCGAAGCGTCCTCTTTGAGCGAGCGGAATCGTTCCAGTAACTCGGCATACGATTCGAAGGTGAGCGGATTCTTGCGCTCCGGGCGGTCGAGCGTGATCGTGGCCACGCGGCCGTCGACCTCCCACTGAAAGTGTCTCATCTATCGTTCACCTATCGTTTTAGCGAAATCGGAAAGGCAGGTCTTCTTCGACGCTCGCTCCGGCACTATTGCGCGCGATGATTCGCAGCCGGTACGCGCGGATAAAGATCGGCGGCAGATCGAAGACGTTCACTCGGAAGGCAAACCGGCCGTACGACTGCCGCGGAACGTCGAGCGAAAAAAGGTTCGAACGAATCTCGACGCTCGCAACATTGGTCGAGGTGACGATCGTTCCCGACCACGTGCGTCCGCGACGAACGTCGTTACTCGAAAGCTCGATCGCTTCGATGGCGGCGGGAGCGGCGTTGCCCCGCACCCGCGGTTCCGGCAACGCGCGTGCCGACGCGCCGATTCGCACGTTGGGGGGCATCGCGAGCGGAATCGGCGCGCAACCGCAGAGCGCGAGCGTCACAAGAGCTGCGATGGCGCCGCGCAGCCGTAGGCGAGCCGAGTTCATTACCAACTTACTGGTTATTCGAGACCTGAATTCCTGCCGCGTGCCGCCGGCGAAGGGAGCCTCCGGCGCAAACTCGTATCTCGCGTACGATGACGGGTTCGGTTGCGCGCAGCAAGACGTTCGATATGCTCGTAAGCGTATGCACGCTCTGGATCGCGACCGGATTCTTTCTAGACGCGTGGGCGCACGGTCACGTTCCGGTCGAATCGTTTTTCACGCCGTATCACGGCGTCTTCTACTCGGGAATGCTCGCGCTCGTTCTTGTCATCGCGATTTTTGCCGCCTCCAACCGCCGGCGCGGCTATGCGTGGCGCGACGCTCTTCCCGCCGCCTATCGCTGGCCGGTCTTCGGTCTGGTTATCTTCGTCGTCGCCGGATTCGGCGATCTTGCCTGGCACGAATTGCTCGGCATCGAGGAAGGCGTGGATGCGCTGCTGAGCCCGACGCATCAGGCGCTCGGTCTCGGCATCTTCTTTCTCGCCGCCGGGCCGATCAATTCGGCGCTGGCATCCCGCAAGGAATTGCGCACGCTCTCCGATTACGTTCCGCTGATTTTCGCGCTTGCGACGTGGATGGAGCTCGTGCATTTCGGAACGGCGTACGCGTTCGACCCGGCAGCCGGCCGTTCGAACGCGCCGCCGTCCGCGGCGTCGTTCTCACCGGGCTATTTGACCGCGATCACGATCGGGTATTATAAAATCGGCACGGGCGTGCTTGTGGTGCTCTTTCAGAGCATCCTCATCGCCGGTTT is part of the Candidatus Baltobacteraceae bacterium genome and encodes:
- a CDS encoding acyl-CoA dehydrogenase family protein, encoding MPDRSFLDWPFFSETHRELARDLGAWAAAQSYPQTRDPSAECVGWVRALGAAGWLRWVVPAAYGGACDRLDVRSICIARETLAYRDGIAEFAFAMQGLGSGAIQLAGSQELQARYLPAVGAGRAIAAFAISERDAGSDVAAMQTRARRDGQSYVLDGEKTWISNAGIADFYVVFARTGDAGAKGLSAFVVEKESAGFAVTETIDTIAPHPLGTIRFAECRIPAGNRIGAEGEGFKIAMATLDVFRATVGAAALGFARRAFDESRTHAKSRTLFGAPLAALQLTQAKLAAMALDIDASALLVYRAAWTKDTGAARVTREAAMAKLFATEAAGRVCDAAVQLFGGRGVTRGEIVEALYRDVRALRIYEGASEVQHIVIARSVLEE
- a CDS encoding enoyl-CoA hydratase family protein, yielding MRHFQWEVDGRVATITLDRPERKNPLTFESYAELLERFRSLKEDASIKAIVLSGAGGNFCSGGDVREIIGPLTERSPEHLREFTQMTGDLVKAMRGCPQPIVAAIDGVCVGAGAILAMASDIRYGTKQSRVAFLFTRVGLSGCDMGASAMLPRIVGLGRAAELLYTGRSMDGGEALAWGFYNGVYGPESVLAEAKSLAHALANGPTFAHAMTKKMLHEEWDMPLDAAIDAEARAQAICMETKDFRRAYEAFIAGQRPVFQGD